GCCGACGTTGCCGACTTCGGCTTCGTAGCGGAACTTGCGCGCGTTGGCTCCGCTGCTCGTGAACACGCACGCCATGTTGCCATACGCGCCTGAGTTCACGAACGCGATCGCGTCGTCGATGGTTTTCAGGTGGACCAGCCCCAGCACCGGGCCGAAGATTTCTGTGCGGACGATTTCGCCCCCTGGGTTGACGTTGTCGAGAATGGTCGGACGAACGAAGTTGCCGCGTTCGAATCCAGGAACGACCGAGTTGCGTCCATCCACCAGGGCGGTTGCGCCTTCCTGAACCGCTTGGCCAATCAAACCCTCAATGCGCGTCTTGCTTTGCGGTGTGATGACCGGGCCCATTTGCACCTTCTCATCCAGGCCGTAGCCGACGACGCGGCTCCGCGCGGCCTCCACCAACGATTCCGTGAACGGCTTGCGGGCTTCGCCGACCGTAACCACGAGCGAGGCCGCGAGGCAACGTTGCCCCGCGCAGCCGAAGCCGCTGTCCGCAGTGATTCGGATGGTGGTTTCGGGATCGGCGTCCGGGAGGATCAGGATCGGGTTCTTCGCGCCGCCCTGGCACTGGGCGCGTTTTCCGGCCGCCGCCGCGCGGGCATAAACGTGTTTCGCTACCGGTGTCGAGCCGACGAAGCTGACCGCTTTGACGCCGGGATGGTCCAGGATCGCTTCGACCGTTTCGCGCCCGCCGTTTACCAGATTGAAGACGCCTTTGGGCAAGCCCGTCTGCGCAATCAACTCCGCGACGCGCTGCATGGTGAGCGGCACGCGCTCCGACGGTTTGACGAGGTAAGTGTTGCCGCAGGCGATCGCGTAAGGCATGAACCAGAAGGGAATCATGCCGGGAAAATTGAACGGGCAAATGCACGCGCCCACGCCGAGGGGCTGGCGGATCATGATCTCGTCAATGCCGCCGGCGATGTCCTCGGAGAAATCTCCTTGCAGCAGCCCCGGGGCGCCGCAAGCCATCTCGACGTTCTCGATGGAGCGCTGCATTTCCCCGCGCGACTCGCCGATGGTCTTGCCGCACTCCAGGGTGATCGTGCGCGCCAGTTCCTCGGAGTTCTGCTGAAGGAGCGCTTTCAGTTTGAACAGGAATTGCACGCGTTCCGTAACCGGCGTGCGTCGCCAATCGGGGAACGCGCGTTGCGCGGCCTCGACCGCGGCATCCACTTCCGCCGCGGGAGACAGCGGGACGCGAACGAGCACCTCCGCAGTCGCGGGATTAAACACCTCGAGAGTCTGGGTCGCGGCGGAAGCGCGCCATTCACCGGCGATGAAGTTGGGGAGGGGATTACTCACAGAAAATGCCTTTCCTTCTTAACGGCCTTCTCAAACTCCTTCCAAGCCTTGCGCACGGAAGGGAACTCCGAGACTTCAGCCACCGGCACATCCCACCAAGACTCGTAACCGGGAACGCGCTTCTCCGGATCCGTCTCAACGACAATGACGGTGGTCCTGGTTTGCTTTCGCGCTTTCGCAAGCGCATCGTTCAATTCGGGGATGTCGCGCGCCGTGAAAACGTGCGCACCGAGGCTGCGGGCGCCCGCGGCAAAGTCGAGAGGCGCCGGGGCGCCATCCAGGTGGCCCGTCTTTGGATTTCGGCAGCGATAGCGGGTGCCGAAGCCTCCGCTGCCAATGGCCTGGGATAAGCCGCCGATGCTCTGGAAACCGTGGTTGTCCAGCAACACCACGGTGAGTTTGCAGCCTTCCTGGACTGAGGTGGCGATTTCCGACGACATCATGAGCCACGAACCGTCGCCCACCATTACGTAAATCTCGCGATCCGGAGCGGCCATCTTCGCCCCCAGGCCGCCGGCGATCTCGTAGCCCATGCACGAGTAACCGTATTCGAGGTGGTAACCCTTCGGGTCCCGCGTGCGCCAGAGCTTGTGCAAGTCGCCCGGCAAACTGCCCGCCGCGCAGAGCACCACGTCTTGCGGGCGGGAGAAATCGTTGACCGCTCCGATGACTTCGCCCTGGCTTACCGGCACGCCCGTCGGGGTGTGATAAATGCGATCGACTTCCTTGTCCCAGGCGCGATTGAACCGCTCGCCACGCTTGCGGTACGCGTCACTGATCTGCCAGCTCCGCAAGCCTCTGCTTAAAGCTTCAAGCGCAGCGCGGGCGTCCGCAACGACGGCCACGCCGCTATGCTTGAAGGCGTCGAACTCGGCGACATTGATATTGATGAAACGGACTTTCGGATTTTGAAACGCGGTTTTCGACGCTGTCGTGAAATCGCTGTAGCGCGTCCCAAGGCCAATGACCAGGTCGGCTTCACGCGCCAGGATGTTGGCTCCGAACGTGCCGGTCACGCCAATTGCGCCCAGGTTTTGCGGGTGATCGTAGGGGAGCGAACCTTTGCCCGCCTGCGTTTCGCCGACGGGTATGCCGGTTATCGCGGCGAATTTCGCCAAAGCTTCCGTGGCTTCGCTGTAGATGACTCCGCCGCCCGCGACAATCAGCGGCTTCTTACTGGCTCGAATCAGTTCAACGGCGCGGGCAAGCAACGCGGCCTCTGGCGCGGGGCGCGGGATTCGCCAGACTCGTTCCTCGAGTAATTCAACAGGATAATCCCACGCTTCGGCTTGCACATCCTGCGGCAACGCGAGCGTCACCGCGCCGGTCTCCGATGGCGACGTGAGCACGCGCATCATTTCGGGCAGCGCGTTCAGGAGCTGGTCCGGGCGGTTGATGCGGTCCCAGTATTTCGAGACCGGTCGGAAGCAGTCGTTGACCGAGATGTCCTGCGAAGTGGGGTGTTCGAGTTGTTGAAGCACGGGACCGACGTTGCGGCGCGCGAAAATGTCGCCGGGCAAGAGCAGCACCGGGATGCGATTGATCGTGGCCGTAGCCGCGCCGGTGACCATGTTCGTCGCTCCGGGCCCGATGGAGCTGACGCACGCGAAAGCGCGGAGGCGATTGCTCATTTTGGCGAACGCCGTCGCGATGTGCACCGAGGCTTGCTCGTTTTTGGTCTGATAATAACGAAATTGCGGATACTGCTGCAGCGCCTGGCCGATGCCCGCGATGCAGCCGTGGCCAAAAATGCCGAGGCAACCGGCAAAGAACGGCTGCCGGCGCCCGTCTCGCTCGACTGCCTGGCGAAGGAGGAACTGGATGATCGCTTGAGCCGTGGTGAGTCGCTTCGTTTTCATAGCCTCCGAAGACCGTATGCTCAAAAACCTCCGCGTTCAGCAACAAACTTCAGCGCCTCGTCCTCGTAAGCCATGAAGTTCGCGCAACCATGCCGCGTGACGACGATGGCCCCGCACGCGTTGCCCATGCGTGCGGCTTTGAAGTAATCCCAGTCCTTCACCAGACCGTAAATAAAGCCGGCCGCAAACGCGTCGCCCGCGCCCAGGACGTTATAGACCTCGACGGGGAAGCCTGGCACGTCTTGCGCCGGCCGACCCGCCTCGAAGACCGTGCCGCCTTTCTCGCCGCGTTTGACGACGACGACCATGGGTCCGCGCCGCTGCATCGCTTCAACGGCCCGTTCCACGTTGCCGGCGACTTGAGCCCCGGAGATTTGCGAATGGGAAACATTGACTTGAGCCGGGTCGATCAGCGTCACCGCTTTGCATTCATCTTCGGTGCCCAGAACAATGTCCACCAGCGGCAACACGGCGCGCACGGTGACGCCGAAGGCGCGCGCGTCGTGCCATTGGTTCGGCCTGAAATCGAGATCGAGCACGACCGTGGCGCCCGCGGCCCGCGCCTGCTCGGCTGCAAAGATGTTTGCGCTGCGGCTCGGCTCCTTGCTCAGGCCGGTGCCGGAGAATTCAAACACCCGGCAGTCGCGAATCGGCGTGGCCAGCGCGTCGTCGATGGAAAGCTGGTTGTCCGCGCAGTTGTCGCGGTAATACACGAGCGGAAACTTGTCCGGCGGCTCGATGCCCAGCACCACCGCGCTGGTGCGTGTCTCCGGCTTCCGCGGGATGAATTTCGTTTCCACGCCTTCATCGTTGAGAAACTTCAGAATAAAGTCGCCGACCGGATCGTCGCCCACCGCCGTCAAGACCGCGCACTGAAGGCCCAACCGCCGTGCGCCCACGGCGATGTTCGTTGGCGAGCCTCCGACGTAGGCCGCGAACGATTTGATATCGACGAAAGCCGCGCCGACGTCGTTTGCGTAAAGATCAATCGATGAGCGCCCCATCGTGATCAGGTCGTAAGTGGGTGAGCCGACTGGCATAGATGGCGATGTGGTGAGGGAGTTAGATGGGTTAGATGGTTAAAAAAGTTGGAAGATCATTGCCCGAGTCCGAGTTAAACGCGGCGGTTGGAGGCGACACACTCATTTAACTTGTTCGACCCGTTTAGCCCTTAACGACGGTGGGGCGAGGCTCCCGCCGAGCCTTTCCTCGATGACATTGGCTTGGCAGAAGTCTCGCCCCACCTTAACTCACGGGATACCGTTTGCTCCCGCACATCGTGGGCTCGTTTCGCCGCCCCGAGCGCCTGGCATTTTGCGGCGACGAATGCGGCGTAGTCTTCCATGTAAGTTTTGCCGGGCGGCATGAAATCAAAATCCTTCGGCTTGTCGCGGAAAAACTCGCGATGCACGCGCGTCCAGATCAGCCGCCCGTCGGTTCCGATATTGACCTTCGTGATGCCGAACTCGATGGCGCGCCGCAACTCGCTTTCCGAAACTCCGCTGGCCGTGTCCTCGAGATTCCCACCCGCGGCATTGATGCGCTCGATCTCAGGTTTCGGCACGGCGGACCCGCCGTGCAGCACCAGAGGAAATCCGCTCAAACGCTTTTGAATCTCCGCCAGCCGCTCGAAGTGCAGCCGCTGTTTGCCCGCGAACTTGTAAGCGCCGTGGCTCGTGCCGATGGCCACCGCGAGACTGTCGCACCAGGTGCGCGTCACGAACTCCTCGGCTTTCGCGGGGTCGGTCAAGATCGCTTCCTTCACTTCGTGGGACATGGCGTCCTCAATTCCTTTCAATTGTCCCAACTCCGCTTCCACCGCGACGCCGCAGGCATGCGCCATTTCCGCCACGCGCCTTGTCGCGATCACGTTTTGCTCGAACGGCAGATGCGACGCATCAATCATCACCGAAGTGTAGTGGCCCGATTCAATGGCGTCCGCACACGCCGCCTCGTCGCCATGATCCAGATGAACGGCGAAGACGGTTTCGGGATAGATGGATTCGGCGGCCTGGAGCATTTTCTCCAGCATGATCGGGTGCGCGTAACTGCGGATCACGCGGGTGAACTGGACAATGATGGGAGCCTGGGCCTGGGCTGCGCCGCGAAACAACCCGTGGGTTTGCTCCAGGTTGCACACGTTGAAGGCGCCGACGGCGTGGCGGCCGTACGCGGCCTTCAAGAGATCAATCGTGGCGAGACGCATGCCGGCATCTCAATTCATCGTCCATCACGTGGCAAGTCCATACTCGGCCGGCAGGAAGCCGGCGGCCTCTGGAGATCGCATTATTTCGGCGATCAACTCTTCTTCTGCTGAGCCTTTCTTCGATGGCATTGGCTCGGCGGGAGCCTCGCCCCACGCTCAACTGAGGGCCTACGCAGAAATCCGCTAAGAAGAAGGCGCGGCGGATCCAATGTGAACTTGATTGCCTTTGCGTTCCTTGTGAATGCGTTCGTGAACGGCCGGAGCCAGCTCGTTCTCCGCACGCGCAGAGACGGCGAGCGCTTCACTTGCGGAGCCGTCAACACCGAGGGAAAATTCGAGGACCTTTTTGGCTGTTATTCCGGCAAAGGCTTCCCTTTGGTCTCCGGCGCAAACCAAATCAAGATCAGTCCCACCAGATAGATCAGCGTGATGGTGGCGCCGGCCTGGGCGTAGCTTCCTCCGTAGTGGGCCACAAGCTGGCCTTGCCCCAAGGCGCCCGCCGCCGCCAGGATGCGCCCGAAATTGTAGCTCAATCCCTGGCCCGTGGCGCGCACACGGGTCGGGAACAACTCCGGTAGGTAGAGCGGGAACCATCCGTAAAACGCCGCCGTGAAGCATCCGACGGCGAAGACCAGGATCAGAAAAACCGTGTTATACTCAGTCACCGTCCGAAACAACGCACCGCAAAGCACCAGAGACGTCAGGCAGAGCGCAAAATAAGCCGGACGACGCCCCAGCGCGCCGCCCGTTAACGCGCCGAAGAAGCATCCCACCACCGCTCCCAAGGCCGAAAGAATCGCGGTCGTCGCCTTGGCCTGGGGCAGTTCTCCGCGAGTCATCTGGTCGGCCCAGAGCGGCAGCCATTGCACGGAACCCCACGTGCCGATGAGCGCAATCGACGCAAAGGCGATGGCCAGCAAGGTCCTTTTTATCAGCTTTGGCGCGAAGACCTCGCGGATGGGGCGGGAGGCGCTCTCTTGAACAGAGCGTTTCCAGCGCTCTGATTCCGGAACAAACAGCCGGATGAAAAAAACCAGGAGTGCCGGCAATGCGCCAGCGAGCATTACCCACCGCCACGACTCGCGTGTGACCGGAATCATTCGCCCGAGAATCGCGATCAGCGCGAAGCCCACATTGGCCGCCGCGCCAATCGCCGCCGCCAGCATGGGGCGATGCTTTTCCGGCCACACTTCCATGACCAGGGCGACGCCCAGCGACCACTCCCCGCCCATGCCGAGCGCGGCGACGAATCGCAATGCGCCCAGATGCCACGGCGCGGTCGCAAAATAACAAACTCCCGTGAACAGCGAATAGGTCAGGATGCTGAGCGCCATGGCGCGCACCCGGCCAATCCGGTCGCCGAGCCAGCCGAACACCAGGCCGCCGAGCGCGGCTCCGACCAGGAACAAAGCCGTGATAATTGAAAACCACTTCCCAACGTCGGCGTCCCCAGTTACTCCCAGCAAGTCCTGCAGCGCTGGCCGTGCTATCAGCGGAAAAATCCCCATTTCCAATCCGTCAAACATCCATCCGAGAAATGCGGCGACCAGCACGAGCCATCTCGCGCGTCCCTGATCTGAGTTTTCAGTCATCGGGTTGTCCTTTCGTTGAGGGTCGCGCGGATAGTAGAGGAACTCCACTCAGGAGAGCCATAAGAAACGGCAACTGTTGACGACGGTGGCGCGAGGCTCCGGCCGAGCTTTTGTTTAATGGCATTGGCTCGGCAGGATCGAGCGGCCAGCGGCCCAGCGCGCTCGAATCGCCCCGGATCGTCTTCACCACGATCCCTCCGGCGCAGGTCATCACTTTGAGCCTTTCTCGCTTGCGGTATTTCAACCCTCCGCCGCTGCGGGGTGCGCATCTCAGCTTTTTTCCAGATCGTAAGGAGGCGAGCCAGGCAGCCGCGCCGGCAGGGCCGCTGAGATAGTGCACTTCGCCTTGCATCCGCAGTTTCGGCAACGGCTTTGAGCCGCTGTTTTCTCCGCCGCGAAGAGCCTCGTTCTTTCCTCATCCCCCCTTGATGTCGTAGCAATGGATCAGGTTCTGATCGCGAAGAAAGAGTTTCCCGTTGCAGACGACGGGGTGGGTCCAGATGCGGCCTTGCGGACTGCGAAGGGTCGTTTGGGGATTCAACTTGAACCGTCCCCGCTCTTGCCACCCCTTGGGCGACGCTTCGACTAGAGCGACCGTGCCGTCGTTTTCGTCCAGACAATACAGCATTCCGTCGGCGACGGTGACGGCGCCTTTGCCGAGTTTCCTACGTTCGCTCCACATTTCCTCGCCCGTCTTGAAA
The sequence above is a segment of the Verrucomicrobiota bacterium genome. Coding sequences within it:
- a CDS encoding class II fructose-bisphosphate aldolase; protein product: MRLATIDLLKAAYGRHAVGAFNVCNLEQTHGLFRGAAQAQAPIIVQFTRVIRSYAHPIMLEKMLQAAESIYPETVFAVHLDHGDEAACADAIESGHYTSVMIDASHLPFEQNVIATRRVAEMAHACGVAVEAELGQLKGIEDAMSHEVKEAILTDPAKAEEFVTRTWCDSLAVAIGTSHGAYKFAGKQRLHFERLAEIQKRLSGFPLVLHGGSAVPKPEIERINAAGGNLEDTASGVSESELRRAIEFGITKVNIGTDGRLIWTRVHREFFRDKPKDFDFMPPGKTYMEDYAAFVAAKCQALGAAKRAHDVREQTVSRELRWGETSAKPMSSRKGSAGASPHRR
- the iolD gene encoding 3D-(3,5/4)-trihydroxycyclohexane-1,2-dione acylhydrolase (decyclizing); the protein is MKTKRLTTAQAIIQFLLRQAVERDGRRQPFFAGCLGIFGHGCIAGIGQALQQYPQFRYYQTKNEQASVHIATAFAKMSNRLRAFACVSSIGPGATNMVTGAATATINRIPVLLLPGDIFARRNVGPVLQQLEHPTSQDISVNDCFRPVSKYWDRINRPDQLLNALPEMMRVLTSPSETGAVTLALPQDVQAEAWDYPVELLEERVWRIPRPAPEAALLARAVELIRASKKPLIVAGGGVIYSEATEALAKFAAITGIPVGETQAGKGSLPYDHPQNLGAIGVTGTFGANILAREADLVIGLGTRYSDFTTASKTAFQNPKVRFININVAEFDAFKHSGVAVVADARAALEALSRGLRSWQISDAYRKRGERFNRAWDKEVDRIYHTPTGVPVSQGEVIGAVNDFSRPQDVVLCAAGSLPGDLHKLWRTRDPKGYHLEYGYSCMGYEIAGGLGAKMAAPDREIYVMVGDGSWLMMSSEIATSVQEGCKLTVVLLDNHGFQSIGGLSQAIGSGGFGTRYRCRNPKTGHLDGAPAPLDFAAGARSLGAHVFTARDIPELNDALAKARKQTRTTVIVVETDPEKRVPGYESWWDVPVAEVSEFPSVRKAWKEFEKAVKKERHFL
- the iolC gene encoding 5-dehydro-2-deoxygluconokinase: MGRSSIDLYANDVGAAFVDIKSFAAYVGGSPTNIAVGARRLGLQCAVLTAVGDDPVGDFILKFLNDEGVETKFIPRKPETRTSAVVLGIEPPDKFPLVYYRDNCADNQLSIDDALATPIRDCRVFEFSGTGLSKEPSRSANIFAAEQARAAGATVVLDLDFRPNQWHDARAFGVTVRAVLPLVDIVLGTEDECKAVTLIDPAQVNVSHSQISGAQVAGNVERAVEAMQRRGPMVVVVKRGEKGGTVFEAGRPAQDVPGFPVEVYNVLGAGDAFAAGFIYGLVKDWDYFKAARMGNACGAIVVTRHGCANFMAYEDEALKFVAERGGF
- a CDS encoding MFS transporter, which codes for MTENSDQGRARWLVLVAAFLGWMFDGLEMGIFPLIARPALQDLLGVTGDADVGKWFSIITALFLVGAALGGLVFGWLGDRIGRVRAMALSILTYSLFTGVCYFATAPWHLGALRFVAALGMGGEWSLGVALVMEVWPEKHRPMLAAAIGAAANVGFALIAILGRMIPVTRESWRWVMLAGALPALLVFFIRLFVPESERWKRSVQESASRPIREVFAPKLIKRTLLAIAFASIALIGTWGSVQWLPLWADQMTRGELPQAKATTAILSALGAVVGCFFGALTGGALGRRPAYFALCLTSLVLCGALFRTVTEYNTVFLILVFAVGCFTAAFYGWFPLYLPELFPTRVRATGQGLSYNFGRILAAAGALGQGQLVAHYGGSYAQAGATITLIYLVGLILIWFAPETKGKPLPE
- a CDS encoding CoA-acylating methylmalonate-semialdehyde dehydrogenase; the encoded protein is MSNPLPNFIAGEWRASAATQTLEVFNPATAEVLVRVPLSPAAEVDAAVEAAQRAFPDWRRTPVTERVQFLFKLKALLQQNSEELARTITLECGKTIGESRGEMQRSIENVEMACGAPGLLQGDFSEDIAGGIDEIMIRQPLGVGACICPFNFPGMIPFWFMPYAIACGNTYLVKPSERVPLTMQRVAELIAQTGLPKGVFNLVNGGRETVEAILDHPGVKAVSFVGSTPVAKHVYARAAAAGKRAQCQGGAKNPILILPDADPETTIRITADSGFGCAGQRCLAASLVVTVGEARKPFTESLVEAARSRVVGYGLDEKVQMGPVITPQSKTRIEGLIGQAVQEGATALVDGRNSVVPGFERGNFVRPTILDNVNPGGEIVRTEIFGPVLGLVHLKTIDDAIAFVNSGAYGNMACVFTSSGANARKFRYEAEVGNVGINIGVAAPMAFFPFSGARESFFGDLHGQGRHAVEFFTQTKVVVERWPKEWTRRF